Proteins encoded together in one Pseudomonadota bacterium window:
- a CDS encoding GNAT family N-acetyltransferase — translation MINGPILVTERLILRPPAPEDFEAFAEFSSDEETTRFIGGVLERGAAWRAWAGMAGAWHLRGFSMFSVLLRDDGQWIGRIGPWEPEGWPDKEIGWGIALEHVGKGYAREAAVACMDFVFDLLKWDKVIHTIDPENIASIKLAERLGSTNKGPTRLPPPLQDFRVDSYEQTRDEWRANRQNFAGAGQ, via the coding sequence ATGATCAACGGTCCGATACTCGTGACCGAGCGGCTGATCCTGAGACCGCCTGCGCCCGAAGATTTCGAAGCCTTTGCTGAATTCTCCAGCGATGAGGAAACCACGCGCTTCATTGGCGGGGTATTGGAACGCGGCGCGGCATGGCGCGCTTGGGCGGGTATGGCGGGTGCCTGGCATCTGCGCGGATTTTCGATGTTCTCGGTGCTGTTGCGCGACGATGGCCAGTGGATCGGCCGGATCGGTCCATGGGAGCCGGAAGGCTGGCCGGACAAGGAGATTGGCTGGGGCATTGCCCTGGAGCATGTCGGCAAGGGCTATGCCCGCGAAGCGGCTGTGGCCTGTATGGACTTCGTCTTCGATCTGCTGAAATGGGACAAGGTTATCCACACTATTGATCCGGAGAACATTGCCTCGATCAAGCTGGCTGAGCGGCTGGGCTCGACCAATAAGGGGCCGACCCGGTTGCCGCCGCCATTGCAGGATTTCCGTGTCGACAGCTATGAACAGACACGCGATGAATGGCGCGCCAATCGCCAGAACTTTGCAGGAGCAGGACAATGA
- a CDS encoding mechanosensitive ion channel domain-containing protein, with protein sequence MMDQITTQLRSAMIDSPGDIIYVQGVIAAILVIAALVVGWLVSRSIGPLLGKLWEHRAGYESELAQRRIRNMCRQAVVFILASIFLSVYSWEVIAHVIFALTVAITAGLFSNNLVRGVRMPNWLGTVVGIIIALGTGFALVEEIQEIYIALESVGINIGTRRITLWWVATILVTTVILFAIARVIIRVAGHVINTTDTLDSSQKVLAQKLATVAILAVAFVLGLNVLGIDLTALAVFSGAFGLAIGFGMQKTVGNLIAGIILLMDRSIKPGDIIVVGDSFGWVNKIGVRAVSVLTRDGKEHLIPNENLMTTEVENWSYSDPNVRMKIPVGVSYDSDMKLVQKLLLKAVNESPRVLKNPKPVAWLLEFGDNSVNFEIRAWINDPHKGVGNVRGDIMMRVWDLLKENEVEIPFPQRDLHLRSVDPGAADTLMSARAAQQDPDAE encoded by the coding sequence ATGATGGACCAGATTACCACCCAGTTGCGATCAGCAATGATCGATTCGCCAGGTGACATCATTTATGTTCAGGGGGTTATCGCCGCCATACTGGTCATTGCCGCACTGGTTGTTGGTTGGCTGGTAAGCCGGTCCATCGGGCCCCTGCTCGGCAAATTATGGGAGCACAGGGCCGGTTATGAAAGCGAGCTGGCACAGCGGCGCATTCGCAATATGTGTCGCCAGGCCGTTGTCTTCATCCTCGCCAGCATATTTCTGTCGGTCTATAGCTGGGAAGTCATCGCCCATGTCATTTTCGCACTGACAGTGGCAATAACGGCCGGACTGTTTTCCAACAATCTGGTTCGCGGTGTGCGCATGCCCAACTGGCTTGGTACGGTGGTCGGCATCATCATAGCGCTGGGCACCGGCTTCGCGCTGGTCGAAGAGATACAGGAAATCTACATCGCGCTGGAAAGCGTCGGCATCAACATCGGCACACGCCGGATTACCCTGTGGTGGGTGGCCACCATATTGGTCACCACCGTAATTTTGTTTGCCATTGCGCGTGTCATCATCCGCGTCGCAGGTCATGTCATCAACACGACTGATACGCTCGACAGCTCGCAAAAAGTGCTGGCGCAGAAGCTGGCCACCGTAGCGATACTCGCTGTGGCTTTCGTCCTGGGCCTCAATGTCCTGGGCATCGACCTGACAGCACTGGCAGTCTTCTCGGGTGCCTTTGGCCTCGCCATCGGCTTTGGCATGCAAAAGACCGTCGGTAACCTGATTGCCGGGATCATCCTGTTGATGGACCGTTCTATAAAACCGGGCGACATCATCGTCGTCGGTGACAGCTTTGGCTGGGTCAACAAGATCGGGGTGCGCGCCGTTTCGGTGCTCACGCGTGACGGCAAGGAGCATCTGATCCCGAACGAGAATTTGATGACTACCGAGGTTGAGAACTGGTCCTATTCCGACCCCAATGTGCGGATGAAGATCCCGGTTGGGGTCAGCTATGACAGCGATATGAAGCTGGTACAGAAACTGCTGCTCAAAGCGGTGAACGAGTCGCCCCGGGTGCTGAAAAACCCCAAGCCGGTCGCGTGGCTGCTGGAATTTGGCGACAACAGCGTCAATTTCGAGATCCGCGCCTGGATCAATGACCCGCATAAGGGCGTCGGCAATGTCCGTGGCGACATCATGATGCGGGTCTGGGACCTGCTCAAGGAAAATGAGGTCGAAATCCCCTTCCCGCAGCGCGACCTGCATCTGCGCTCGGTCGATCCGGGCGCGGCCGACACGCTAATGTCAGCGCGTGCGGCGCAACAGGACCCCGACGCGGAATAA
- the rarD gene encoding EamA family transporter RarD codes for MARDDTPIETAVETEDNSARTGLVHALAAYTIWGFMPLFFKQLVEISALEVVAHRIIWSVPLLLVILWLRKRLGEFGRVMRDPKTLRLMLISATLIATNWLIYIWSIYHDQILAASLGYYLNPLLNVVLGYFFLKERLQPIQWLAVAMAALGVAVLAVETLESIWISLALAASFGLYGMVRKVAPVKSVPGLTAETTLLLPIAATFAGWAFLYDSSPGMGYSLRTDIYLVLGGAITATPLLFFASAAKRLSLATLGFVQYIGPTIQFLLGVFLYREPLTMSHLICFGLIWTALILYSGNALLMARKSYRARTG; via the coding sequence ATGGCGCGCGATGACACCCCCATAGAAACAGCGGTAGAGACCGAAGACAATTCGGCGCGTACCGGACTGGTCCATGCGCTCGCCGCTTACACCATCTGGGGTTTCATGCCGCTGTTCTTCAAACAGCTGGTGGAAATCTCCGCGCTCGAAGTGGTGGCGCACCGGATCATCTGGTCAGTGCCGCTGTTGCTGGTGATATTGTGGCTGCGCAAACGGCTCGGAGAGTTCGGCCGGGTGATGCGTGATCCGAAGACATTGCGGCTGATGCTGATCAGCGCGACGCTGATCGCGACCAACTGGCTGATCTATATCTGGTCGATCTATCATGACCAGATACTGGCCGCGAGCCTAGGCTATTATCTCAACCCGCTGCTCAATGTCGTGCTCGGCTATTTCTTCCTGAAAGAACGGTTGCAGCCGATACAGTGGCTCGCCGTCGCCATGGCGGCACTGGGGGTGGCGGTGCTGGCGGTGGAAACGCTGGAATCGATCTGGATCAGCCTGGCGCTGGCGGCAAGCTTCGGCCTGTACGGCATGGTGCGCAAGGTCGCGCCGGTGAAATCGGTACCTGGCCTGACCGCAGAAACGACGCTGCTGCTCCCCATCGCCGCTACGTTTGCCGGCTGGGCATTTCTATACGATTCCAGTCCGGGCATGGGCTATTCCCTGCGCACCGACATCTATCTGGTGCTGGGCGGTGCGATCACCGCGACACCTTTGCTGTTCTTCGCTTCAGCGGCAAAAAGGCTGTCGCTGGCGACTCTCGGCTTTGTGCAATATATCGGCCCGACCATCCAGTTCCTGCTCGGCGTCTTTCTCTATCGCGAGCCGCTGACCATGTCGCACCTTATCTGTTTCGGGCTGATCTGGACCGCGCTGATTCTCTATTCGGGCAATGCGCTGCTCATGGCGCGCAAAAGCTATCGGGCACGAACCGGTTAG
- a CDS encoding cryptochrome/photolyase family protein: MNNKVLIPVLGDQLSHDLSSLAGADPEHGIILMMEVADETSYVKHHKAKIAFILSAMRHHAEDLRKRCWTVDYVTLDDPDNRGSFSGEVARAIERHGPDAIRATEPGEWRVREMMDNWQDQFGLPVTICPDDRFLATHQEFEDWAEGKKQLRMEFFYREMRRKTGILLDEDGQPEGGKWNYDAENRKPAPAKNGERDRMMPQPIRFQPDAITSEVLDMVATRFADHPGSLDHFHFAVTHEEALRQKRNFLDHALPQFGDYQDAMLTGEPFLWHSLLSPYINAGLLDPVQLCREVEECYHQGKVPLNAAEGFIRQIIGWREYVRGIYWREGPDYVTRNHLNATRDLPAFYYDGDTDMHCLSQAIGQTLDHAYAHHIQRLMVTGNFAMLAGVDPEQVHRWYLEVYADAYEWVELPNTLGMSQYADGGLLASKPYAASGNYIQKMSDYCGHCRYDVKAKTGETACPFNALYWDFLARNEAILRGNNRLAMPYRNWLRKGDAEKQALRDQARGFLETLN; encoded by the coding sequence ATGAACAATAAAGTGCTTATTCCCGTGCTGGGTGACCAGCTCAGCCATGATCTGTCCAGCCTGGCCGGTGCCGATCCGGAACACGGCATCATCCTGATGATGGAGGTCGCCGACGAGACCAGCTATGTCAAACACCACAAGGCCAAGATCGCGTTCATCCTGTCGGCGATGCGGCATCATGCCGAGGATCTGCGCAAACGCTGCTGGACGGTCGATTATGTGACGCTCGACGATCCCGATAATCGCGGCAGTTTTTCCGGTGAGGTCGCGCGCGCCATTGAGCGCCATGGCCCTGATGCCATCCGCGCCACCGAACCGGGCGAATGGCGTGTGCGTGAAATGATGGACAATTGGCAGGACCAGTTCGGCCTGCCCGTCACCATCTGCCCCGATGACCGTTTCCTCGCCACACACCAGGAGTTCGAAGACTGGGCCGAAGGCAAGAAGCAGCTGCGCATGGAATTCTTCTACCGCGAGATGCGGCGCAAGACCGGCATATTGCTCGATGAAGATGGCCAGCCCGAAGGTGGCAAGTGGAATTATGATGCAGAGAATCGCAAGCCTGCGCCCGCCAAAAACGGGGAGCGCGACCGGATGATGCCGCAGCCGATCCGCTTCCAGCCGGATGCCATCACCAGCGAAGTGCTGGATATGGTGGCGACGCGTTTTGCCGATCATCCCGGCAGCCTCGACCATTTCCACTTTGCGGTGACACATGAAGAGGCGCTGCGGCAGAAGCGCAATTTTCTCGATCATGCCCTGCCGCAATTTGGCGACTATCAGGATGCTATGCTGACCGGCGAGCCGTTTCTGTGGCACTCGCTGTTGTCACCCTATATCAACGCCGGACTACTCGATCCGGTGCAGCTCTGCCGCGAGGTCGAAGAATGCTACCATCAGGGCAAAGTGCCGCTCAATGCCGCAGAGGGCTTTATTCGCCAGATCATCGGCTGGCGCGAATATGTCCGCGGCATTTATTGGCGCGAGGGTCCGGACTATGTGACCCGCAACCATCTGAACGCGACCCGCGATCTGCCTGCTTTCTATTATGATGGCGACACCGACATGCATTGCCTGTCGCAGGCCATCGGCCAGACTCTCGACCACGCCTATGCGCACCATATCCAACGGCTTATGGTTACCGGCAATTTCGCGATGCTTGCCGGTGTCGATCCGGAGCAGGTGCACCGCTGGTATCTCGAAGTCTATGCCGATGCCTATGAATGGGTCGAACTGCCCAACACGCTCGGCATGAGCCAATATGCCGATGGCGGGCTGCTGGCGAGCAAGCCCTATGCCGCCAGCGGCAACTATATTCAAAAAATGTCCGACTATTGCGGTCATTGCCGCTATGATGTGAAGGCCAAAACTGGTGAAACAGCATGCCCGTTCAACGCGCTTTACTGGGATTTTCTGGCGCGCAATGAAGCGATCCTAAGGGGCAATAACCGCCTCGCCATGCCTTATCGCAACTGGCTGCGGAAAGGCGATGCCGAAAAACAGGCCCTGCGCGATCAGGCACGAGGCTTTCTCGAAACCCTCAATTGA
- the sseA gene encoding 3-mercaptopyruvate sulfurtransferase: protein MDLLVSTEWLANELGATDLRIVDATKFLPDSGRNAAAEYEAGHIPGAVFMDLAELVDNNSPIENTLPRPEKFASRMQSLGLGDGSRIVLYDDSPLKSSARAWFMLTMFGAHEVAILDGGIAKWKAEDRPLEGGKQQLRHRHFTVWKDDKNLRDKAAMLANLHSKDEQVVDARPAARFSGVEEDPRPGIASGHIPGSVNVPHMALFNSDGTWKTGDDLRAAFTDAGVDLEKPIVTTCGSGMTASVLAFGATLLGKGDVALYDGSWAEWGADADTPKATG, encoded by the coding sequence ATGGACTTGCTCGTATCTACCGAATGGCTGGCCAATGAACTCGGTGCCACCGACCTGCGCATTGTCGATGCCACCAAATTCCTGCCGGACAGTGGCCGCAACGCAGCTGCGGAATATGAAGCAGGGCATATCCCGGGCGCCGTGTTCATGGACCTGGCCGAGCTGGTCGATAACAACTCCCCGATCGAGAACACCCTGCCGCGGCCCGAGAAATTCGCCAGCCGCATGCAGTCACTCGGACTTGGTGATGGCAGCCGGATCGTGCTCTATGATGACAGCCCGTTGAAATCCTCAGCCCGCGCCTGGTTCATGCTCACCATGTTCGGCGCGCATGAAGTCGCGATCCTCGATGGCGGCATCGCCAAATGGAAGGCCGAGGATCGCCCGCTGGAAGGCGGCAAGCAGCAACTGCGCCACCGCCATTTCACTGTGTGGAAGGACGACAAGAATCTGCGCGACAAGGCGGCAATGCTGGCCAATCTGCACAGCAAGGACGAGCAGGTCGTCGATGCCCGCCCCGCCGCCCGGTTCAGCGGTGTCGAAGAAGACCCGCGCCCCGGCATTGCCAGCGGTCATATCCCCGGCTCGGTCAACGTGCCGCATATGGCACTGTTCAACAGCGACGGCACCTGGAAAACCGGCGATGATCTGCGCGCCGCCTTTACCGATGCCGGTGTCGACCTTGAAAAACCCATCGTCACCACCTGCGGCTCAGGCATGACCGCCTCGGTACTGGCCTTTGGCGCCACGCTGCTCGGCAAGGGCGATGTCGCACTTTACGATGGTAGCTGGGCCGAATGGGGCGCCGATGCGGATACTCCCAAGGCAACCGGTTAA
- a CDS encoding oxidoreductase, producing MPLVNATGVRNWTPDRLTDLTGKRYLITGGNSGIGLEAAKMLAERNADVVIGARNATKGATAVAAIESLGTGSAEMLQIDLADMTSIRSAAEEAKPRFGTLSALINNAGIMQTPKQQTRDGFEMQLGTNHLGHFLWTALMIGQVDPAQGRIVTVSSIAHKYGKIHFDDLMLDKSYDPSASYFQSKLANLLFAQELHRRLIASGSHIKSVACHPGYSDTELQSTGPTGFLNALYKFTNALMAQPGKLGAYPTVLSAAGDEAISGAYYGPTGLMDMRGPVGDSYVEPRALDEAVAQRLWQVSEELVGDRLVV from the coding sequence ATGCCTCTCGTAAACGCCACCGGTGTCAGGAACTGGACTCCAGATCGCCTGACTGATCTGACAGGGAAGCGCTATCTTATCACCGGAGGAAATTCCGGTATCGGCCTTGAAGCGGCGAAGATGCTGGCCGAGCGCAATGCGGATGTGGTTATCGGCGCGCGCAACGCCACCAAGGGCGCGACCGCCGTGGCGGCGATCGAGTCACTGGGAACTGGTAGCGCTGAGATGCTGCAGATCGATCTGGCGGACATGACTTCGATCCGCTCGGCGGCAGAGGAGGCGAAGCCCCGCTTTGGCACGCTGTCCGCGCTGATCAACAATGCCGGTATCATGCAGACCCCCAAGCAGCAGACCAGGGACGGGTTCGAGATGCAGTTGGGCACCAACCATCTCGGCCATTTCCTCTGGACTGCGTTGATGATCGGTCAGGTCGACCCGGCGCAAGGACGCATCGTCACTGTCTCGAGCATTGCGCATAAATATGGCAAAATTCATTTTGATGATCTGATGCTCGATAAATCATACGACCCCAGCGCCTCTTATTTTCAGAGCAAGCTTGCCAACCTGCTGTTTGCCCAGGAACTGCACCGTCGCCTTATAGCTTCAGGTTCGCACATCAAATCGGTGGCGTGCCATCCCGGCTATTCCGACACCGAGCTGCAAAGCACCGGGCCGACAGGGTTTCTGAACGCACTCTATAAATTCACCAACGCCCTGATGGCGCAACCGGGCAAACTTGGTGCTTATCCCACCGTTCTTTCCGCAGCGGGTGATGAGGCGATTTCCGGTGCCTATTATGGCCCGACCGGCTTGATGGACATGCGCGGCCCGGTGGGTGACAGCTATGTCGAACCGCGCGCGCTTGACGAAGCGGTCGCACAACGCCTGTGGCAGGTCAGTGAAGAGCTGGTCGGCGACAGGCTGGTGGTCTGA
- the metC gene encoding cystathionine beta-lyase: MAEDKTPSNQRPATRAVTAGRRKGWTGPVVNTPIWRASTHLYDSVADLRDGPKANEDGRFFYGRRGSPTQWSLADALTGMEPGAHGTMLYPSGVAAIAGSLLAVLSPGDVLLMSDNSYDPSRGMANSLLRRMGVETRFFDPLAGAAIADLVCERTRAIWMESPGSLTFEVSDIPAMCQTAKAANPKIVTLLDNTWATSHFFTAIEKGVDIVMNACTKYIVGHSDVMLGAATANEKHWWRLRRTAQALGHVISPDDAYLAARGLRTLDVRLERHQGNALALARWLAEQPEIAHVLHPALPSCPGHDIWARDFTGSSGLFSFVLKGGSAAARDALVDALTLFGIGYSWGGYESLAIPVDPTPDRSATPWPPAHYDPGDRHLVRLQVGLEDPDDLTADLASGLEAFRLAL; this comes from the coding sequence TTGGCTGAAGACAAAACACCATCCAACCAAAGACCCGCCACCCGTGCAGTCACAGCCGGGCGGCGAAAAGGCTGGACCGGGCCGGTGGTCAACACCCCGATATGGCGTGCCAGCACCCATCTTTATGACAGTGTTGCCGATCTGCGCGACGGCCCCAAGGCCAATGAAGATGGCCGCTTTTTCTATGGCCGTCGCGGTTCGCCCACCCAATGGTCGCTGGCTGATGCGCTGACCGGCATGGAACCTGGGGCACACGGCACCATGCTCTACCCCTCAGGTGTTGCCGCCATTGCCGGATCGCTGCTCGCGGTGCTGTCACCCGGCGATGTGCTGCTGATGAGTGACAACAGCTATGACCCCAGCCGCGGCATGGCCAATAGTCTGCTCAGGCGCATGGGTGTCGAAACCCGGTTTTTTGATCCGCTTGCCGGTGCCGCCATTGCCGATCTGGTCTGTGAGCGAACCCGCGCCATCTGGATGGAAAGCCCGGGCAGCCTGACCTTCGAGGTCAGTGATATTCCGGCCATGTGCCAGACGGCAAAAGCCGCCAATCCCAAAATCGTCACCCTGCTCGACAATACCTGGGCGACGTCGCACTTTTTCACCGCGATCGAAAAGGGTGTCGACATTGTGATGAACGCCTGCACCAAATATATTGTAGGCCATTCGGATGTGATGCTGGGCGCAGCAACTGCCAATGAGAAACACTGGTGGCGGCTGCGGCGCACTGCGCAGGCACTGGGCCATGTAATCTCACCCGATGATGCCTATCTCGCCGCGCGCGGCCTGCGCACGCTTGATGTCCGGCTGGAACGGCATCAGGGCAATGCACTGGCGCTCGCCCGCTGGCTGGCGGAGCAACCCGAGATAGCGCATGTGCTTCACCCCGCCCTGCCCTCTTGCCCTGGCCACGATATCTGGGCGCGTGATTTTACCGGTAGCAGCGGCCTGTTCTCCTTTGTCCTCAAAGGCGGCAGCGCTGCGGCGCGTGACGCACTGGTCGATGCACTGACGCTGTTCGGAATCGGCTATAGCTGGGGCGGCTATGAGAGCCTGGCCATCCCTGTCGATCCGACACCGGACCGCAGCGCAACGCCATGGCCACCGGCGCACTATGATCCGGGCGACCGGCATCTGGTGCGGCTGCAGGTCGGCTTGGAAGACCCGGATGACCTGACCGCCGACCTTGCTTCCGGGCTTGAGGCGTTTAGACTGGCTCTATGA
- the pyrC gene encoding dihydroorotase, translated as MTETLTITRPDDWHVHLRDGAMLQAVARYTARQFARAIVMPNLTPPVTSSAMAAAYRERIIAALDEGQDFTPLMTCYLTDNADADDMAYGFEAGIYTAAKLYPAGATTNSDSGVTDIAHIKGALARMADIGMPLLVHGEVTDADIDIFDREKVFIERILRPLIEELPHLKVVFEHITTEDAVEFVKAAGPNVAATITAHHLHINRNAMFEGGIRPHAYCLPVAKREQHRKALRRAATSGSPKFFLGTDSAPHEVEAKESACGCAGIFSAPYALESYLAVFEEEGAIDRFEGFASFHGPDFYGLPRNTDSITLNRKAVTVMEGLPAAGTVVVPFHAGDTIDWEFAT; from the coding sequence ATGACCGAAACACTGACGATTACCCGCCCTGATGACTGGCATGTGCATTTGCGCGATGGCGCGATGCTTCAGGCGGTGGCGCGCTATACCGCGCGGCAATTTGCCCGCGCCATCGTGATGCCCAATCTCACGCCGCCGGTGACCAGCAGCGCCATGGCTGCGGCTTATCGCGAGCGGATCATCGCGGCGCTCGATGAAGGGCAGGATTTTACGCCGCTGATGACCTGCTACCTGACTGATAATGCTGATGCCGACGACATGGCGTATGGCTTTGAAGCGGGCATTTATACTGCGGCCAAGCTCTATCCCGCCGGGGCAACGACCAATTCGGATTCAGGGGTCACGGATATTGCCCATATCAAGGGTGCGCTGGCGCGGATGGCGGATATCGGCATGCCGTTGCTGGTGCATGGCGAAGTCACCGATGCAGATATCGACATATTTGACCGGGAAAAGGTGTTTATCGAGCGGATATTGCGTCCGCTGATCGAGGAACTGCCGCACCTCAAAGTGGTGTTCGAGCATATCACCACCGAGGATGCGGTGGAATTTGTCAAAGCCGCAGGACCCAATGTCGCGGCGACGATCACCGCACATCATCTGCATATCAACCGCAATGCCATGTTCGAAGGCGGCATAAGGCCGCATGCCTATTGTCTGCCTGTGGCCAAGCGCGAACAGCATCGCAAGGCACTGCGCCGTGCCGCCACTTCGGGCTCGCCGAAATTTTTCCTTGGCACAGACAGCGCGCCGCATGAAGTCGAGGCGAAGGAGTCGGCATGCGGCTGTGCCGGTATCTTCAGCGCGCCTTATGCGCTGGAAAGCTATCTGGCGGTGTTTGAAGAGGAAGGCGCTATCGACCGTTTTGAGGGCTTTGCTTCCTTTCACGGCCCGGATTTTTACGGCCTTCCTAGGAACACAGACAGCATAACGCTGAACCGGAAAGCCGTCACGGTGATGGAAGGGTTGCCTGCTGCGGGGACGGTGGTGGTGCCGTTTCATGCCGGCGATACCATTGATTGGGAATTTGCCACCTAA
- a CDS encoding helix-turn-helix domain-containing protein — protein MDRSEDLKEIVRVFAQYGFRKTSMRDLADGLGISRQALYNRFSSKEEAFGWAARSLIEQSCEDCLAKLADSGALRERIVNAVHSWIGQYVDLLKAAPHSAEIVAMVSDVSSEEADLATARIRLAMTDALNQALPDISQQQAETLAFTIHMIAKGLLGAAGSSAEYRQELERIIGALPLD, from the coding sequence ATGGATCGATCAGAAGACCTCAAAGAAATTGTCCGTGTTTTCGCGCAATATGGCTTTCGCAAAACCTCGATGCGCGATCTTGCCGATGGGCTCGGTATCTCGCGTCAGGCGCTGTACAATCGCTTCAGTTCCAAGGAGGAAGCCTTTGGCTGGGCTGCGCGCTCGCTGATCGAGCAGAGCTGTGAGGATTGCCTTGCAAAGCTTGCGGATTCGGGGGCCTTGCGCGAGCGCATCGTGAACGCGGTCCATAGCTGGATCGGCCAATATGTCGATCTGCTGAAGGCGGCGCCGCACAGCGCCGAGATCGTCGCGATGGTCAGCGATGTGTCTAGCGAAGAAGCGGATCTGGCGACAGCACGCATCCGACTGGCCATGACCGATGCGCTGAACCAGGCCCTGCCCGATATATCGCAGCAGCAGGCAGAGACGCTGGCCTTTACCATCCATATGATCGCAAAGGGGCTGCTGGGCGCTGCCGGCAGCAGCGCAGAATATCGCCAGGAACTGGAGCGGATTATCGGTGCGCTGCCGCTGGACTGA
- a CDS encoding glycine zipper 2TM domain-containing protein, whose amino-acid sequence MSAQAADMTIAPASHSLTAETVSVATFGPLPLMAQQAFDDDDWYDDDDRWDRRDRRRFREGRRFRRDQRIRRNTRIWRGRDGRFRCRRDDGTTGLLIGGVVGGLIGNELGRRGDKTLTTLLGAVGGAFLGREIDRDGYRCR is encoded by the coding sequence ATGAGCGCGCAGGCCGCTGATATGACGATTGCGCCTGCATCGCACAGCCTGACGGCCGAAACTGTGAGCGTCGCCACCTTCGGACCTTTGCCACTGATGGCGCAGCAGGCATTTGACGACGATGACTGGTATGATGACGATGACCGCTGGGATCGTCGCGACCGGCGCCGTTTTCGCGAGGGCCGCCGTTTCCGACGCGACCAGCGCATTCGTCGCAACACCCGCATCTGGCGCGGGCGCGATGGCCGCTTTCGCTGCCGCCGCGATGACGGCACCACCGGCCTGCTGATCGGCGGCGTGGTGGGCGGGCTGATCGGCAATGAGCTGGGCCGGCGCGGCGACAAGACGCTGACCACTCTGCTGGGCGCGGTTGGCGGCGCGTTTCTGGGCCGTGAAATTGATCGCGACGGATATCGTTGCCGCTGA
- a CDS encoding folate-binding protein — protein sequence MAATHLSERAIIRLTANGDDDNVVEFLQGLVTQDVGKLTAGEPLWSGLLTAQGKALFDFILWVDGDDVLVDCEAEARDNLIRRLTIYRLRRDISIDADDSLSVHWSLDPRDGAVSDPRMPALGWRWLAPASEDSDSADAAWHTHRLSLGVTEGRVELGDDKTLWLECNAEELNGVAYDKGCFIGQENTARMHYRSRINRRLAVVPSDMAEEKRLRHSHEDHGLCVVHMRVEDLTDLPIPAWQKQAIIDHEQKADTGKTES from the coding sequence ATGGCTGCAACACATCTTTCCGAACGGGCGATCATCCGCCTCACCGCCAATGGCGATGACGACAATGTCGTCGAATTCCTCCAGGGACTGGTGACCCAGGATGTCGGCAAGCTGACCGCCGGTGAACCGCTCTGGTCGGGGCTGCTGACGGCGCAGGGCAAGGCGCTGTTCGATTTCATCCTCTGGGTCGATGGCGACGATGTCCTCGTCGATTGCGAGGCCGAGGCACGCGACAATCTGATCCGCCGCCTCACCATCTATCGCCTGCGCCGCGATATCAGCATTGATGCTGATGACAGCCTGTCGGTGCATTGGAGCCTCGATCCGCGCGACGGTGCTGTCTCTGATCCACGCATGCCGGCCTTGGGCTGGCGCTGGCTCGCCCCGGCTTCTGAAGACAGTGACAGCGCTGATGCGGCCTGGCACACCCATCGCCTTTCGCTTGGTGTTACCGAGGGGCGGGTCGAACTGGGCGATGACAAAACGCTGTGGCTCGAATGCAATGCCGAGGAGCTCAACGGTGTCGCCTATGACAAGGGCTGCTTTATCGGGCAGGAAAACACAGCGCGCATGCACTATCGTTCGCGGATCAATCGGCGGCTGGCCGTTGTCCCGAGCGACATGGCCGAGGAAAAACGGCTTCGTCACAGCCATGAAGACCATGGCCTGTGTGTCGTGCATATGCGCGTCGAGGATCTAACCGACCTGCCCATTCCTGCATGGCAGAAACAGGCGATCATCGATCACGAGCAGAAAGCGGATACCGGCAAGACCGAATCCTGA
- a CDS encoding DUF1330 domain-containing protein, with amino-acid sequence MTDEHYVDPGRELFTAFKDLPRDTPINMINMLRFREHAAYPDDHPRVAEGLSGAEAYAHYGKESAPIFQRVGGSIIWRGAFETMLIGPNEERWDAVFIARYPAAAAFLEMVTDPDYRNAVVNRQAAVATSRLIRCGEMPDGLSADGAFA; translated from the coding sequence ATGACCGATGAGCATTATGTCGACCCCGGCCGCGAGCTGTTCACCGCCTTCAAGGACCTGCCGCGCGATACCCCGATCAACATGATCAACATGCTGCGTTTCCGTGAGCATGCTGCCTATCCCGATGATCATCCGCGCGTTGCTGAGGGGCTGAGCGGGGCCGAGGCCTATGCGCATTATGGCAAGGAAAGCGCGCCGATATTCCAGCGTGTCGGTGGCAGTATCATCTGGCGCGGTGCGTTCGAGACGATGCTGATCGGGCCGAACGAAGAGCGCTGGGATGCGGTGTTTATCGCCCGCTATCCGGCCGCGGCGGCGTTTCTCGAAATGGTTACCGATCCCGATTACCGCAATGCAGTGGTCAACCGCCAGGCGGCGGTGGCAACATCACGGCTGATCCGCTGCGGCGAGATGCCTGACGGACTCAGCGCCGACGGCGCCTTTGCCTGA